The genomic DNA TAACCCATCGCCCGGCGGCCCACGACCAGGGCCGCCGCGCAGTGCACCGGGACCGCAAACCGATCCATGTACTTCCACAAGCCGATGGCGGACGTATGCCGCGGCGGCACGGGCTTGAAGGCCACCTGCTCCTTCGCCGCCCTCCGGCACACGGCCTCCGTTGCCTGGGCGTAGGGAAAGTTGGAGGCCATCCTGTTGAACCCGGCATCGGTGTCCAGCCGGTCCTTGCCGAAGTCCAGATCCTCCAACCCTATCGGCTTGCCCAGCAACCTCGCCGCGTCCACTATCACCTTGGCCAGCACGCCGATGAGGTACTTCCGCCGGAAACCCCGGGCGTACTCCAGGTCCGGAATGCGGATGTAGGCAAAGCCGTTCGGGTACAAAATCACCCGGAACTCGCCCTCGTACTTGCCCAGGTTGGGCGGGGACGCAATCCCGAAGTCCCCCGGCCAGGGCTCCGGCTGTCCAGTGCGCCCCACGTTGCACAACGCCACGCCGTCGGGATTGATGTCCAGCCCCAGGCAGCCGTTTCCGAAGTCCGGCTCCGGGGCGCCCGCCAGCTCGAAGCTGAGGTGGACCAGATACCTGCCGCGGTGCTTTTCCGGAAGCCACAGCCGACCCTCGACCCTCGGGGCGCGCGTCATCTTCGGACGCCCCTTGGCGTCCTCGCCGATCTGCTCCGACAGGTGGGAAATGCTCACCGCCAGGCGGAACTCGCCGCCGGCATGCGACACCTTCACGTTCGGGTTGCCGCCCTTGGTCTCGTCGCCCCGGGAGTAAAGGCGGCTTTTGCGTGCCGCCCGCCACTCCTCACGGGAGCCCCGGCCCTTGGAGACCCTCTTCCAGAGCTTGCGACCGCCGAAGACGACCGGGGGAACGGTTCCGTTCTCCTGATGGGCCCTGAGCTCGGTCAGCTTCTGCTCCAGGGAAGCGACCCGGTCGTTCCGGCCTTTGACGGCCAGGCGGAGCTTTTGCAGAACTTGGGGGGCGGCGCCCTTCTTCCCGGCCTCGGCCAGCTTCCGCATGGCCTGCCCAAGCCTTTTCCTCGCCCGGCCCAGCTTCGTCCCGGTCGCCTCGGTTTCCATCTCCAGCAGTTCCCTCTGCGAGTCCAGCAGGGCCTGAGCCTTTAGCCGGGCGTCGTCCGCGTAGCGGGAGTTCAGGCCGAAGAGCTCCTGGCCCCGCTTCTTGATCTTGTCCCGCGATACGCCCTCCGGCAGCCGGTTGAACGCCCAGCGCCCGCAGGCGCAGAAGAGGCGCATCTCGGTCTCCAGCGGGTCTTCGTCACCCCGGGCCCACTTCTCCGACCGCAATTCCGGATAGGCCTCCGGAAACCACTCCCCGCAGACCGTGACGCGGAACTTATCCTCTTTTTTGCGCTTCGGCTTCGGCATCCCTTAGCAGCTCCCGAAAGCCCCTCCGGACCCTCCGGCCACCCCGCGCTCCGTACAGGCGAGCCGAGAAGGACGTAACGATGGCCAGCTCTCCAGGCCGCGCCGCCTCCGGTTCAGACCTGAGGCCACGTCCTCGAAGACGTGCACCACCCGGTACCCCTTCAGCGCCGCGCAGGCCAGCAGCCGCTCCTTTTGCCGCTCCAGGTTGCCCGCGTCGGCCTGCTTCCTGGTGGACACCCGGGCGTACACCGCCACCCGTACGCCTTCGGGCGAGGACTCGCCCAGTATCCGGCGGACCTCCTCCTCCGGGTACCGCCGGTGACCGGAGGGCAGGCGCACGCACCGGATCCTGCC from Bacillota bacterium includes the following:
- a CDS encoding IS200/IS605 family accessory protein TnpB-related protein, with the protein product MPKPKRKKEDKFRVTVCGEWFPEAYPELRSEKWARGDEDPLETEMRLFCACGRWAFNRLPEGVSRDKIKKRGQELFGLNSRYADDARLKAQALLDSQRELLEMETEATGTKLGRARKRLGQAMRKLAEAGKKGAAPQVLQKLRLAVKGRNDRVASLEQKLTELRAHQENGTVPPVVFGGRKLWKRVSKGRGSREEWRAARKSRLYSRGDETKGGNPNVKVSHAGGEFRLAVSISHLSEQIGEDAKGRPKMTRAPRVEGRLWLPEKHRGRYLVHLSFELAGAPEPDFGNGCLGLDINPDGVALCNVGRTGQPEPWPGDFGIASPPNLGKYEGEFRVILYPNGFAYIRIPDLEYARGFRRKYLIGVLAKVIVDAARLLGKPIGLEDLDFGKDRLDTDAGFNRMASNFPYAQATEAVCRRAAKEQVAFKPVPPRHTSAIGLWKYMDRFAVPVHCAAALVVGRRAMGYRERVTKELKELVARIGQTLARKGRSEPREGTGMTRGVRACLRQLERKMQVHNALPAWEQTRFCSVWRDFRLLALSLR
- a CDS encoding recombinase family protein, translating into MRYKRSTMRYYSIGRLARLPGITPKRIREWEKQGRIRCVRLPSGHRRYPEEEVRRILGESSPEGVRVAVYARVSTRKQADAGNLERQKERLLACAALKGYRVVHVFEDVASGLNRRRRGLESWPSLRPSRLACTERGVAGGSGGAFGSC